One window of the Leishmania panamensis strain MHOM/PA/94/PSC-1 chromosome 16 sequence genome contains the following:
- a CDS encoding hypothetical protein (TriTrypDB/GeneDB-style sysID: LpmP.16.1390) — MPRATASWGGARRTGGNAGSKAFMPQVITVAPDYTTFPPDVSKYLKDVIRRREEAAMLRLLPTAQLMSQAVLQAQAAYESIVQQEAFEFLQISHRRRETEMKLKEQESNKANREKIEEQKRQHKEEIVQQKNDVAAATRQTEAEIKEKLKTLLSLQPKLNIVPVVMAQLQDPTSDCALLGALMVEEKRLQKALKSDARYNKSKTAGMDGGAVPYWWKQCVCASFNVSAIVKKEPHRASIVDVCVATKTPADKKVVVVKDMEGNVVAWAHTRSGPDPNALAEAYLAMKPEVPELPANAYKGVLWPKEDAMDVMRKAKAAKSPIADILPEVITILSYSEMSSHEMLVRDVTAVAEAASQL; from the coding sequence ATGCCCCGTGCGACGGCTTCGTGGGGAGGCGCTCGCCGCACCGGTGGAAACGCCGGCTCCAAGGCATTCATGCCGCAGGTGATCACCGTGGCGCCGGACTACACTACTTTCCCGCCCGACGTATCCAAATACCTGAAGGACGTTATTCGCCGCCGTGAGGAGGCCGCGATGCTCAGGCTACTGCCCACCGCCCAGCTGATGAGCCAGGCGGTTCTGCAGGCGCAGGCAGCGTACGAATCGAttgtgcagcaggaggcgtTCGAGTTTCTTCAGATCTCCCACAGGCGCAGGGAGACAGAGATGAAGCTAAAGGAGCAGGAATCGAACAAGGCAAATAGAGAAAAGATAGAGGAACAGAAAAGGCAGCACAAGGAGGAAATCGTACAGCAGAAGAACGACGTGGCCGCAGCAACGAGGCAGACGGAGGCGGAGATCAAGGAAAAGCTGAAGACGCTCCTGTCTCTGCAGCCGAAGCTGAACATTGTGCCAGTCGTCATGGCTCAGTTGCAGGACCCGACGAGCGACTGCGCGCTTCTAGGGGCGCTCATGGTGGAGGAAAAGCGGCTGCAGAAAGCCCTGAAAAGCGATGCGCGGTACAACAAGTCAAAGACGGCGGGAATGGATGGCGGTGCCGTGCCGTACTGGTGGAAGCAGTGCGTCTGCGCCTCCTTTAATGTCTCGGCGATCGTGAAGAAGGAGCCTCACCGCGCCAGCATCGTCGACGTATGCGTTGCCACCAAAACGCCCGCAGACAAGAAGGTTGTTGTTGTAAAGGACATGGAGGGCAACGTCGTCGCGTGGGCGCACACCCGCAGTGGCCCCGATCCGAACGCCCTGGCGGAGGCATACCTGGCTATGAAGCCGGAAGTTCCCGAGCTGCCGGCAAACGCCTACAAAGGCGTGCTCTGGCCAAAGGAGGATGCGATGGACGTGATGCGCAAGGCGAAGGCCGCCAAGAGCCCCATCGCCGACATCCTGCCGGAGGTCATCACGATTCTCAGCTACAGCGAGATGAGTTCGCACGAGATGTTGGTGAGAGACGTTACTGCGGTGGCCGAAGCGGCTTCCCAATTGTAG